A section of the Macaca thibetana thibetana isolate TM-01 chromosome 10, ASM2454274v1, whole genome shotgun sequence genome encodes:
- the ELFN2 gene encoding protein phosphatase 1 regulatory subunit 29 has product MLRLGLWAAALLCVCRPGAVSADCWLIEGDKGYVWLAICSQNQPPYETIPQHINSTVHDLRLNENKLKAVLYSSLNRFGNLTDLNLTKNEISYIEDGAFLGQSSLQVLQLGYNKLSNLTEGMLRGMSRLQFLFVQHNLIEVVTPTAFSECPSLISIDLSSNRLSRLDGATFASLASLMVCELAGNPFNCECDLFGFLAWLVVFNNVTKNYDRLQCESPREFAGYPLLVPRPYHSLNAITVLQAKCRNGSLPARPVSHPTPYSTDAQREPDENSGFNPDEILSVEPPASSTTDASAGPAIKLHHVTFTSATLVVIIPHPYSKMYVLVQYNNSYFSDVMTLKNKKEIVTLDKLRAHTEYTFCVTSLRNSRRFNHTCLTFTTRDPVPGDLAPSTSTTTHYIMTILGCLFGMVIVLGAVYYCLRKRRMQEEKQKSVNVKKTILEMRYGADVDAGSIVHAAQKLGEPPVLPVSRMASIPSMIGEKLPAAKGLEAGLDTPKVATKGNYIEVRTGAGGDGLARPEDDLPDLENGQGSAAEISTIAKEVDKVNQIINNCIDALKLDSASFLGGGSGSGDPELAFECQSLPAAAAASSATAPGALERPSFLSPPYKESSHHPLQRQLSADAAVTRKTCSVSSSGSIKSAKVFSLDVPDHPAATGLAKGDSKYIEKGSPLNSPLDRLPLVPAGSGGGSGGGGGIHHLEVKPAYHCSEHRHSFPALYYEEGADSLSQRVSFLKPLTRSKRDSAYSQLSPRHYYSGYSSSPEYSSESTHKIWERFRPYKKHHREEVYMAAGHALRKKVQFAKDEDLHDILDYWKGVSAQQKL; this is encoded by the coding sequence ATGCTGCGCCTGGGGCTGTGGGCGGCGGCGCTGCTGTGCGTGTGCCGGCCGGGTGCCGTGAGTGCCGACTGCTGGCTCATTGAGGGCGACAAGGGCTACGTGTGGCTGGCCATCTGCAGCCAGAACCAGCCGCCCTACGAGACCATCCCGCAGCACATCAACAGCACCGTGCATGACCTGCGGCTCAACGAGAACAAGCTCAAAGCCGTGCTCTACTCCTCACTTAACCGCTTTGGGAACCTCACCGACCTCAACCTCACCAAGAACGAGATCTCCTACATCGAGGACGGTGCCTTCCTGGGCCAGTCGAGCCTGCAGGTCCTGCAGCTGGGCTACAACAAGCTTAGCAACCTGACGGAGGGCATGCTGCGCGGCATGAGCCGCCTGCAGTTCCTCTTTGTCCAGCACAACCTCATCGAGGTGGTGACACCCACCGCCTTCTCCGAGTGCCCGAGCCTCATCAGCATCGACCTGTCCTCCAACCGCCTCAGCCGCCTGGACGGCGCCACCTTTGCCAGCCTCGCCAGCCTGATGGTGTGTGAGCTGGCCGGCAACCCCTTCAACTGTGAGTGCGATCTCTTCGGCTTCCTGGCCTGGCTCGTGGTCTTCAACAACGTCACCAAGAACTACGACCGCCTGCAGTGCGAGTCGCCGCGGGAGTTTGCCGGCTACCCGCTGCTGGTGCCCCGGCCCTACCACAGCCTCAACGCCATCACCGTACTCCAGGCCAAGTGCCGGAACGGCTCACTGCCCGCCCGGCCCGTGAGCCACCCCACGCCCTACTCCACTGACGCCCAGAGGGAGCCGGACGAGAACTCGGGCTTCAACCCCGATGAGATCCTTTCGGTGGAGCCACCAGCCTCGTCCACCACGGATGCGTCGGCAGGGCCCGCCATCAAGCTGCACCACGTCACGTTCACCTCGGCCACCCTGGTGGTCATCATCCCACACCCCTACAGCAAGATGTACGTCCTGGTGCAGTACAACAACAGCTACTTCTCCGACGTCATGACCCTGAAGAACAAGAAGGAGATCGTGACGCTGGACAAACTGCGGGCGCACACGGAGTACACCTTCTGCGTGACCTCGCTGCGCAACAGCCGCCGCTTCAACCACACCTGCCTGACCTTCACCACGCGGGACCCCGTCCCTGGAGACTTGGCGCCCAGCACCTCCACCACGACCCACTACATCATGACCATCCTGGGCTGCCTCTTCGGCATGGTTATCGTGCTGGGAGCCGTGTACTACTGCCTGCGCAAGCGGCGCatgcaggaggagaagcagaagtcCGTCAATGTCAAGAAGACCATCCTGGAGATGCGCTATGGAGCTGATGTGGATGCTGGCTCCATTGTGCATGCCGCCCAGAAGCTGGGCGAGCCTCCCGTGCTGCCCGTGTCTCGCATGGCCTCCATCCCTTCCATGATCGGGGAGAAGCTGCCCGCCGCCAAGGGGTTGGAGGCTGGGCTGGACACGCCCAAGGTGGCCACCAAAGGCAACTATATCGAGGTGCGCACAGGCGCCGGTGGGGATGGTCTGGCTCGGCCCGAGGATGACCTCCCGGACCTCGAGAACGGCCAGGGCTCTGCTGCAGAGATCTCCACCATTGCCAAGGAGGTGGACAAGGTCAACCAGATCATTAACAACTGCATCGATGCCCTCAAACTGGACTCGGCCTCTTTTCTGGGAGGCGGCAGTGGCAGTGGGGACCCCGAGCTGGCCTTCGAGTGCCAGTCCCTCCCTGCAGCTGCTGCCGCCTCCTCAGCCACTGCCCCCGGGGCCCTGGAGCGGCCCAGCTTCCTTTCACCTCCCTACAAGGAGAGTTCCCACCACCCACTACAGCGCCAGCTGAGCGCCGACGCGGCCGTGACCCGCAAGACCTGCAGCGTGTCGTCCAGTGGTTCCATCAAGAGCGCCAAGGTCTTTAGCCTGGACGTGCCCGACCATCCGGCCGCCACAGGGCTGGCCAAGGGCGACTCCAAGTACATCGAGAAGGGCAGCCCCCTCAACAGCCCGCTGGACCGGCTCCCACTGGTGCCGGCGGGCAGTGGTGGGGGCAGCGGCGGGGGCGGCGGCATCCACCACCTGGAGGTGAAGCCAGCCTACCACTGCAGTGAACACCGGCACAGCTTTCCCGCCCTGTACTACGAGGAGGGCGCCGACAGCCTGAGCCAGCGCGTGTCCTTCCTCAAGCCGCTGACCCGCTCCAAGCGTGACTCCGCCTACTCACAGCTCTCCCCCAGACACTACTACTCAGGGTACTCCTCCAGCCCTGAGTACTCATCCGAGAGCACGCACAAGATCTGGGAGCGCTTCCGGCCCTACAAGAAGCACCACCGGGAGGAGGTGTACATGGCCGCTGGTCACGCCCTGCGCAAGAAGGTCCAGTTTGCCAAGGATGAGGATCTGCATGACATCCTCGATTACTGGAAGGGGGTCTCGGCCCAGCAGAAGCTGTGA